In the genome of Triticum urartu cultivar G1812 chromosome 5, Tu2.1, whole genome shotgun sequence, one region contains:
- the LOC125509824 gene encoding chitinase-like protein 1, which translates to MKRKTRNKIVVTVLLLGAAAVLIGGTLALILTAGTWKVKLKESQEKVCNKGWECSGTKYCCNQTITDFFKVYQFENLFAKRNFPMAKAVGFWDYQAFITAASLFENQGFCTTGGIDMQMMELCAFLGHVGAKTSCGYGVATGGPTAWGLCYNHEMSPDQGYCDDSYTQWPCVKGAEYYGRGAIPVYWNFNYGAAGDGLKVDLLHHPELLEQNATLAFAAAMWRWMTPIKKKQPSAHEAFTGVWKPTKNDTLSKRLPGFGATMNLLYGESICGRGFIDEMNVIISHYQYYLDLMGFGRERSGLNLDCAEQAPFNPAPKKDDEQQPTGGQKPSG; encoded by the exons ATGAAGCGGAAGACGCGGAACAAGATCGTGGTGACGGTGCTGCTgctgggggcggcggcggtgctgaTCGGCGGCACGCTGGCGCTGATCCTGACGGCGGGGACGTGGAAGGTGAAGCTCAAGGAGTCGCAGGAGAAGGTGTGCAACAAGGGGTGGGAGTGCTCCGGCACCAAGTACTGCTGCAACCAGACCATCACCGACTTCTTCAAGGTGTACCAGTTCGAGAACCTCTTCGCAAAGCGCAACTTCCCCATGGCCAAGGCCGTCGGCTTCTGGGACTACCAGGCCTTCATCACCGCCGCCTCGCTCTTCGAGAACCAGGGCTTCTGCACCACCGGCGGCATCGACATGCAGATGATGGAGCTCTGCGCCTTCCTCGGCCACGTCGGCGCAAAGACCTCAT GTGGATACGGCGTGGCCACCGGCGGTCCGACGGCGTGGGGGCTGTGCTACAACCACGAGATGAGCCCCGACCAGGGCTACTGCGACGACTCCTACACGCAGTGGCCCTGCGTCAAGGGCGCCGAGTACTACGGCCGCGGCGCCATCCCGGTCTACTG GAACTTCAACTACGGCGCGGCGGGGGACGGGCTGAAGGTGGACCTGCTGCACCACCCGGAGCTGCTGGAGCAGAACGCGACGCTGGCGTTCGCGGCGGCCATGTGGCGGTGGATGACGCCCATCAAGAAGAAGCAGCCGTCGGCGCACGAGGCCTTCACGGGGGTGTGGAAGCCCACCAAGAACGACACGCTCAGCAAGCGCCTCCCGGGCTTCGGCGCCACCATGAACCTCCTCTACGGCGAGTCCATCTGCGGCCGGGGCTTCATCGACGAGATGAACGTCATCATCTCCCACTACCAGTACTACCTCGACCTCATGGGCTTCGGCCGGGAGCGCTCCGGCCTCAACCTCGACTGCGCCGAGCAGGCCCCCTTCAACCCCGCCCCCAAGAAGGACGACGAGCAGCAGCCCACCGGCGGCCAGAAGCCGTCGGGCTAG